Proteins co-encoded in one Paracrocinitomix mangrovi genomic window:
- a CDS encoding choice-of-anchor L domain-containing protein has product MMKLKSLILGVSAIAVSHFTQAQIVVDNTTQTPEQLVQSVLVGSGVTVTNVQFNASVPLAQSIQSQVGYFDASGTTFPITEGLILATGNAQGSIGPNSSGSYSDNTGVAPDPNDADMAMIGSPYVQNNEAILEFDFIPTGDSVVFNYVFGSDEYHEFSTSTFNDGFGFIISGPGFTGPFQNGGENIAIIPGTSLPVTMNNLNNGGSNTGPCTNCAYLIDNPPGSPDIQYDGYTVVMQAAASVVCGQTYHIKMCIADAGDIYYDSGVFLEANSFSSNAPDINIQLVDVNGDPLNGNYLIEGCSSAAINIIKPAGYTDSTYTVAISTSGTATNGTDYTAINPNYTIPPGQDTLTVVIDALQDGLTEPTENLFIETYYLTPCGDTMTVSASLDIVDNPPSFNVFANDTTIDCPTNSIDITAWTDGGIPNLVYDWGIYGTGATASLPGNVTGTYTITVTDECGMVQDTTVTITVNPATVPDITFNQNTFNICPGDDAFIDATVNNPYDPGQLTYSWTPGGQTTEDITVSPTVLTWYYLTITDGCYNVTDSVKVEMGSVDLTAINITNATDCPGQSGVPGSIQVMPDDPAWTYTLIGGGNTFGPQNDGTFGTLDGGITYFLNVVSDDGCTVDTAVTVGLGTNAVTANFVLDSLRDVTCFGDNDGGAYVMNINGGVLPPFDVTWTHTSGLFDSEQVLVNGTSEQDQLFGGQWVVTVTDQEGCAWSQLFTIQSPDELVLDLIFNDPTCYQFSDGSVTISSSGGNGGNTFVITDDLGTQINGASTTANNLPEGWYYANITDSEGCFAEDSILLEDPGEMQIDLVLEQPLCYGAPTGVATVDTVYNYTGAYGQVAYFWNPNPSAIPNGIGTNFINHMGPGAYSLTINDENGCSKVFDFTIVYPPELVFTELGTDPAYCRLFDYQSGNGVVYAAAGGGTPSYNYTWTNLQTMQTSNNTTWGGLNPGDYFIQVVDGAGCFLTDTIALDSLNPIAEYTATSDAFDDPLVYEGTAQVCVHFENQSQYFANPNNPNSDTTFFWNFNYDNISWTISHDISEEFDTCYNSAGEYEVCLVALNKNGCSDTTCHTIIVHDPLQFLPINVFTPNGDGDNDFFFFPSQAVQSFSCTIVNRWGVTVGELTDITQTWNGTDMNGSACPDGVYFYVYEGISTDGTELKGQGTVTIIGQ; this is encoded by the coding sequence ATGATGAAATTAAAAAGTTTAATTCTAGGAGTTTCAGCGATCGCTGTGAGCCATTTTACCCAAGCTCAAATTGTCGTTGACAACACTACTCAAACCCCTGAACAATTGGTACAAAGTGTATTGGTTGGATCAGGTGTTACAGTAACAAACGTACAATTTAATGCAAGTGTGCCATTAGCTCAATCAATTCAATCTCAGGTTGGATATTTTGATGCATCAGGAACTACCTTCCCAATTACTGAAGGTTTAATATTGGCGACAGGAAATGCTCAAGGATCTATTGGACCAAATAGCTCCGGTTCATACTCTGACAATACAGGTGTGGCTCCAGACCCCAATGATGCAGACATGGCCATGATTGGATCTCCTTATGTTCAAAACAACGAAGCGATTTTAGAATTTGACTTTATTCCAACAGGAGATTCTGTAGTTTTTAATTATGTTTTTGGCTCAGATGAGTACCATGAATTTTCAACTTCAACTTTCAATGATGGTTTTGGATTCATCATTTCAGGACCTGGATTTACAGGACCATTTCAAAATGGGGGTGAAAACATTGCCATAATCCCTGGCACTTCATTACCGGTAACAATGAACAACTTAAACAATGGTGGTTCAAACACAGGCCCTTGCACAAATTGTGCATACTTAATCGATAATCCTCCCGGTTCACCGGACATTCAATATGATGGATATACTGTAGTTATGCAAGCGGCGGCATCTGTTGTTTGTGGCCAAACTTATCACATAAAGATGTGTATTGCTGATGCCGGCGACATTTACTATGACTCAGGAGTGTTTCTAGAAGCAAACTCATTTAGTTCAAATGCACCGGATATCAATATTCAATTAGTAGACGTTAATGGGGATCCATTAAACGGAAACTACTTAATTGAAGGATGTTCATCTGCGGCAATTAACATCATCAAACCTGCCGGATACACAGATTCTACTTATACTGTAGCTATATCAACTAGTGGTACTGCTACTAACGGAACTGACTATACTGCAATTAACCCTAACTATACAATCCCTCCTGGACAAGATACTTTAACTGTTGTTATTGATGCTTTGCAGGATGGACTTACTGAACCTACTGAAAATTTATTCATTGAAACTTATTATTTGACACCATGTGGAGATACAATGACCGTATCTGCATCATTGGACATTGTTGATAACCCGCCTTCATTTAACGTCTTTGCCAATGACACTACAATTGATTGTCCAACAAACTCAATTGATATTACTGCTTGGACTGATGGTGGAATTCCAAACTTAGTATATGATTGGGGTATCTACGGAACCGGTGCAACAGCATCTCTTCCTGGAAACGTAACAGGAACTTATACTATTACTGTAACTGATGAGTGCGGAATGGTTCAGGATACCACTGTAACTATTACGGTGAACCCTGCAACAGTTCCTGATATCACATTTAACCAAAATACATTTAACATTTGCCCTGGGGATGATGCATTTATTGATGCAACAGTAAACAACCCTTATGATCCGGGTCAGTTAACTTATAGCTGGACACCTGGAGGACAAACTACTGAAGACATTACTGTGAGTCCAACTGTTTTAACATGGTATTACTTGACTATCACTGATGGATGTTACAATGTAACTGACTCTGTTAAAGTTGAAATGGGATCAGTTGACTTAACTGCTATCAACATTACCAACGCCACTGACTGTCCAGGACAATCAGGAGTACCGGGATCAATTCAAGTTATGCCTGATGATCCGGCATGGACCTATACATTAATTGGTGGAGGTAACACATTTGGCCCTCAAAATGACGGAACTTTTGGCACCTTAGATGGAGGTATCACTTATTTCTTGAATGTTGTTAGTGATGACGGATGTACCGTTGATACGGCAGTAACAGTTGGATTAGGAACTAATGCTGTCACAGCAAACTTTGTACTGGATTCACTAAGAGACGTTACTTGCTTTGGAGATAATGATGGTGGTGCTTATGTAATGAATATCAACGGTGGTGTTCTGCCTCCATTTGATGTAACTTGGACTCACACATCAGGATTATTTGACTCAGAGCAAGTTTTGGTAAACGGAACTTCAGAACAAGATCAACTATTTGGAGGTCAGTGGGTTGTTACTGTAACGGATCAAGAAGGATGTGCGTGGTCACAATTATTTACGATTCAATCACCTGACGAATTGGTTCTGGATTTGATCTTTAATGATCCTACTTGTTATCAATTCTCTGACGGATCAGTGACAATTTCTTCTTCAGGAGGAAATGGTGGAAACACTTTTGTAATCACTGACGATTTAGGAACGCAAATCAATGGAGCTTCAACGACAGCTAACAACTTACCTGAAGGATGGTATTATGCTAATATCACAGACTCAGAAGGATGTTTTGCAGAAGATTCAATTTTATTGGAAGATCCGGGAGAAATGCAAATTGACTTAGTATTAGAACAACCATTGTGTTATGGTGCTCCTACAGGGGTTGCTACAGTAGACACAGTTTACAACTACACAGGTGCATACGGTCAAGTTGCTTATTTCTGGAATCCTAACCCATCTGCAATTCCAAATGGAATAGGTACAAATTTCATCAACCATATGGGACCTGGAGCTTATTCATTAACCATTAATGACGAAAACGGATGTTCTAAAGTGTTTGACTTTACCATTGTTTATCCACCGGAGTTGGTGTTTACAGAATTAGGAACAGATCCTGCATATTGTAGACTATTTGATTATCAGTCTGGAAATGGAGTTGTTTATGCAGCTGCAGGAGGAGGAACACCTTCTTACAACTACACATGGACGAATTTGCAGACAATGCAAACATCTAATAACACTACATGGGGCGGATTAAATCCTGGAGATTACTTTATTCAAGTTGTTGATGGAGCAGGCTGTTTCTTAACTGACACAATTGCATTAGATTCACTTAATCCAATTGCTGAGTACACTGCTACATCTGATGCTTTTGATGATCCATTAGTATATGAAGGAACTGCTCAAGTTTGTGTTCATTTTGAAAATCAGTCACAATACTTCGCAAATCCTAATAACCCTAATTCGGATACTACATTCTTCTGGAACTTTAACTATGACAATATCAGCTGGACGATATCTCATGATATTAGCGAAGAGTTTGATACTTGTTATAACTCGGCCGGAGAATATGAGGTTTGTTTAGTTGCATTGAATAAAAATGGATGTTCAGACACAACTTGTCATACGATAATCGTACATGACCCATTACAATTCTTGCCGATCAACGTATTTACTCCAAATGGAGATGGAGATAACGACTTCTTCTTCTTCCCTTCTCAAGCAGTACAATCATTTAGCTGTACTATTGTTAATAGATGGGGGGTAACAGTTGGTGAATTAACTGACATTACTCAAACATGGAACGGAACAGATATGAATGGGTCAGCTTGCCCTGATGGAGTTTACTTCTATGTGTATGAAGGAATATCCACTGACGGAACTGAACTCAAAGGTCAGGGAACCGTCACCATAATAGGACAATAA
- a CDS encoding DUF1572 family protein — protein sequence MIPNYLNSVIKQFEYYKSLGDKTFAQLDENDIHWTADPNTNSIAIIVNHLWGNMMSRWTNFLTTDGEKEWRQRDLEFEKVIKTKADLIDKWEEGWRCLFGALYSITPDNFDRPIYIRKQKHTMIEAFNRQLCHYAYHVGQIVLIGTQVKGNNWQSLSIPKGGSKAFNEEKMSRGKLDGHFTDDIK from the coding sequence ATGATACCAAATTACCTCAATAGCGTAATCAAGCAATTTGAATACTATAAATCTTTGGGTGATAAAACTTTTGCTCAATTAGATGAGAATGATATTCATTGGACAGCTGATCCAAACACTAACTCGATTGCCATTATTGTAAATCATCTTTGGGGAAACATGATGTCCAGATGGACAAATTTTTTAACTACGGATGGAGAAAAGGAATGGAGACAGAGAGATTTGGAATTTGAAAAAGTGATCAAAACTAAGGCAGATTTGATTGATAAATGGGAAGAAGGCTGGAGATGTTTATTCGGAGCACTGTACAGTATAACGCCTGATAATTTTGATAGACCTATATACATTCGCAAACAAAAGCATACAATGATAGAAGCTTTTAACAGACAGCTTTGTCATTATGCATATCACGTGGGTCAAATAGTTTTAATTGGTACTCAGGTAAAAGGAAACAATTGGCAGAGTTTATCTATTCCAAAAGGGGGGTCAAAAGCCTTTAATGAAGAAAAAATGAGTCGCGGTAAACTTGATGGTCACTTTACAGACGACATTAAATAA
- the thiL gene encoding thiamine-phosphate kinase produces MENRTELEQLGEFGLIDKLTAETKKYHDSTVKGVGDDAAVIDVGDKYMLVSTDMLLEGIHFNLMYTPLMHLGYKAAIVNFSDIYAMNGDVTQITVSIAVSNRFSVEAIEEIYKGIHKACELYQVDLVGGDTTSSTGGLIISITAIGEVAKNEIVMRDGAKENDLIVVSGDLGGAFMGLQVLEREKEVYEANPKMQPELEGVDYILERQLKPEARKDVIHFLKELGVKPTSMIDVSDGLASELLHLCKASDLGCAIYDEKLPIDQETYNTARDFDLEASMCALNGGEDYELLFSISQNDYEKLKDNKHLTFIGHFTDKGSGTHIIDRGGQAVPITAQGWNHFTDNE; encoded by the coding sequence ATGGAAAACAGAACAGAACTTGAACAGCTAGGGGAATTTGGATTGATTGACAAGTTAACAGCTGAAACTAAAAAATATCATGATTCTACCGTTAAAGGAGTTGGAGATGATGCAGCAGTGATTGATGTAGGAGATAAGTACATGTTGGTTTCAACTGATATGTTATTGGAGGGGATTCATTTTAATTTGATGTACACTCCTTTGATGCATTTAGGGTATAAAGCTGCCATTGTCAACTTTTCTGACATTTATGCAATGAATGGTGATGTTACACAAATTACCGTTTCTATTGCTGTTTCAAATAGATTTTCTGTAGAAGCAATTGAAGAAATTTACAAAGGAATTCATAAAGCATGTGAGCTTTATCAAGTTGATTTGGTAGGAGGTGATACTACCTCTTCTACTGGTGGTTTGATTATTTCAATTACGGCAATTGGTGAAGTAGCCAAAAATGAGATCGTAATGAGAGATGGCGCCAAAGAAAATGATTTGATAGTAGTAAGTGGAGATCTTGGAGGTGCATTTATGGGATTACAAGTGCTGGAAAGAGAAAAAGAAGTTTATGAAGCGAATCCAAAAATGCAACCGGAGTTAGAGGGAGTAGATTATATTTTGGAAAGACAATTAAAGCCTGAGGCTAGAAAAGACGTTATTCACTTTTTAAAAGAATTGGGGGTAAAACCTACTTCAATGATTGATGTTTCAGATGGATTGGCATCAGAATTACTGCATTTATGTAAAGCTAGTGATTTGGGCTGTGCCATTTATGATGAGAAACTGCCAATTGATCAAGAAACATATAATACAGCAAGGGACTTTGATCTAGAAGCAAGTATGTGTGCATTAAATGGAGGTGAAGATTATGAATTGTTGTTTTCTATTAGTCAAAATGACTATGAGAAGTTAAAAGATAATAAGCACCTTACTTTTATTGGTCATTTTACTGATAAAGGATCCGGTACTCATATTATTGATAGAGGAGGACAAGCAGTGCCAATTACTGCACAAGGTTGGAACCATTTTACAGATAACGAATGA
- the fumC gene encoding class II fumarate hydratase: MEYRIEKDTLGEVKVPADKYWGAQTERSRNNFKIGPEGSMPIEVIRGFAYLKKAAAYANCELGVLEEKKRDLIAEVCDEILEGKLNDQFPLVIWQTGSGTQSNMNVNEVIANRAHEIAGKKIGEGDKTLQPNDDVNKSQSSNDTFPTGMHISSYKMIIEKTIPGVEALRDTLRAKSKAFKDVVKIGRTHLMDATPLTLGQEFSGYASQLDHGINALKNTLPHLAELALGGTAVGTGLNTPKGYDTLVARYIAQFTGLPFVTAENKFEALAAHDAIVESHGALKQIAVSLNKIANDIRLMASGPRSGIGEIIIPANEPGSSIMPGKVNPTQAEALTMVCAQVMGNDVAVSVGGAQGHYELNVFKPMMVYNLLQSAELIGDACLSFDVNCAKGIEPNHARIKELLNNSLMLVTALNTKIGYYKAAEIANAAHANGTTLREEAIRLGYVPEEKYEEWVDPTKMIGSLD, from the coding sequence ATGGAATATAGAATTGAAAAAGATACATTAGGTGAGGTGAAGGTACCTGCCGATAAATACTGGGGTGCACAAACAGAAAGATCTCGAAATAATTTTAAAATTGGTCCTGAAGGGTCAATGCCAATTGAGGTAATTAGGGGTTTTGCATATTTGAAAAAAGCAGCTGCTTATGCAAACTGTGAACTGGGTGTTTTAGAGGAAAAGAAAAGAGATTTAATTGCTGAGGTGTGTGATGAGATATTAGAGGGAAAACTTAACGACCAATTTCCTTTGGTGATTTGGCAAACGGGATCAGGAACACAATCTAATATGAATGTGAACGAAGTTATTGCCAACCGTGCACATGAAATTGCAGGTAAAAAAATTGGTGAAGGTGATAAAACTTTACAGCCAAATGATGATGTAAATAAATCTCAATCTTCAAATGATACTTTTCCAACAGGAATGCATATTTCATCTTACAAGATGATTATTGAAAAAACAATTCCTGGAGTTGAGGCTTTAAGAGATACTTTAAGAGCTAAGTCAAAAGCATTTAAAGACGTAGTAAAAATTGGTAGAACACATTTGATGGATGCAACTCCATTAACATTGGGTCAGGAATTTTCAGGATATGCTTCTCAGTTAGATCATGGAATTAATGCATTGAAAAATACTTTGCCTCATTTAGCTGAATTGGCACTTGGTGGTACGGCAGTTGGTACAGGTTTAAATACACCTAAAGGATATGATACTTTAGTGGCAAGATATATTGCTCAATTCACAGGTTTGCCTTTTGTTACGGCTGAAAATAAATTTGAAGCATTGGCTGCTCATGACGCAATTGTAGAATCGCATGGTGCGTTAAAGCAAATTGCCGTTTCATTGAATAAAATTGCCAACGATATTAGATTAATGGCTTCAGGTCCAAGATCAGGAATTGGAGAGATTATTATTCCGGCAAACGAGCCTGGTTCATCTATTATGCCTGGAAAAGTTAACCCTACTCAAGCAGAAGCCTTGACAATGGTTTGTGCTCAGGTTATGGGTAATGATGTAGCAGTTTCAGTAGGAGGTGCTCAAGGGCATTATGAGTTGAATGTTTTCAAGCCAATGATGGTTTACAATTTGTTACAGTCTGCTGAATTGATTGGGGACGCTTGTCTTTCATTTGATGTGAATTGTGCAAAAGGAATTGAGCCTAATCATGCTAGAATTAAAGAATTGTTGAATAATTCATTGATGTTGGTTACTGCATTAAATACCAAAATTGGTTATTACAAAGCTGCAGAGATAGCAAATGCTGCCCATGCAAATGGAACAACATTAAGAGAAGAGGCGATAAGATTAGGATACGTGCCGGAAGAAAAATATGAAGAGTGGGTTGATCCAACCAAAATGATTGGTTCATTGGATTAA
- the arsC gene encoding arsenate reductase (glutaredoxin) (This arsenate reductase requires both glutathione and glutaredoxin to convert arsenate to arsenite, after which the efflux transporter formed by ArsA and ArsB can extrude the arsenite from the cell, providing resistance.), whose product MEIWHNNRCSKSRQTLAIIEDSGTKVTIVNYLENPPTKKELKEVLVKLGMKAADIVRKGEDIYKEKFKGKELSEDEWIAALIDNPKLIERPIVIKGDKAVLGRPPENVNELL is encoded by the coding sequence ATGGAAATTTGGCACAATAACCGTTGTTCAAAAAGTAGACAAACATTAGCAATTATTGAGGATAGCGGAACTAAAGTAACAATAGTAAATTACCTTGAAAATCCACCAACAAAAAAGGAGTTGAAAGAAGTTTTGGTAAAGTTGGGAATGAAAGCTGCAGATATAGTTAGAAAAGGAGAGGATATTTATAAAGAAAAATTCAAAGGAAAAGAATTATCTGAAGATGAATGGATTGCTGCACTAATTGATAATCCTAAACTAATTGAAAGACCAATTGTGATTAAAGGCGATAAGGCTGTGTTAGGTAGACCACCAGAGAATGTAAATGAATTGTTATAA
- a CDS encoding lectin-like domain-containing protein — protein sequence MIRYAYVLTIVLLTAMSNSFGQYAVSGNATTGPGCNEFTITSNTPNQTGGMYGTTQLNLTTAWSLKFSVNFGCDNFGGEGMAFVLQPGAWTLGTGGFGLGYQGLTNTLAVEFDTRDNQASGQTTNWDVPYDHIALMGNGIINHNDPVNTALTGVSTIDPTPANDVEDCQNHIIEITWTPGATQTLEVYYDGMLTLTETSNMITNNLGGATNVTWGWTGATSAFSNEQTVQIAIEPDFTYSPTNCPGQVINFTATTNSQYPIVQYDWDFDGTPLLNGGPNPSHTFATAGNHPVTLTITDNQGCTNSVTIDIGVGFMVDVTADLTTICPGTSTQLHAQGIPFVGNTCCFELHCYDIWDDWNGAEVEIFVDGTSQGTYTATDGGGMPSTTVFNMCFPHGSDIDMVINGTGSPQESSVFMVDESGDTVAQILSNFLSGSTTWYNGATAQFTVDCGITPPAYTYSWNNGGFLDNANIADPTCTISSATTFTVDVTDPGTGCVIQENITINTYTPGTISISGTPTVCEGDLGDLSVSMTGPTPYDFTISGPGGPYNITGITSSPYTFSNANAGTFTISSATSAGCPIAAPSGSGTITVIIPPDVDIESNNTYCDGDPINPLNVVSTNGGTVEWYNNPGLTGAPLATGNSYTPSPVVGTNTYYAIEAESVLGCTGDVDSVIITVNPVPIEPTWTGQTVWCEGVVPTTLLATASMGGNITWYDADPALGPANVLSTNPNFNPSFTPGTWSLFVTETANGCEGPAEEITYTVKPTPPAPTVTGQTGYCEGETPTALTATPSLGGQIDWYNSLGINLGTGTTYTPGLTAGTSIYYVYETLNGCESDSTEVEILVQPAPTVDVPDSVGICKGDSTLVTAINNGYDISWDDGQLGASVYLGPDSTSWFVVTADNPSCGFSQDSILVIVYPLPLIYAGNDTLIGIGGEVTMWATSPSSVTLDWIPSVEECVEGDCSIVYDVPDQATVYVVFATDKNGCVNTDSVLVDINGYMDVFVPNIFSPNGDGWNDVLEIKGPRLFNFTIEIYDRWGKRVYYADEQKDFWDGTMNGKPLEPQTFVYMLKGETVLGDKIVIEGNVSIIK from the coding sequence ATGATTAGATACGCCTACGTATTAACAATCGTACTCTTAACGGCAATGTCCAACAGTTTTGGACAGTATGCCGTAAGTGGTAATGCTACAACTGGTCCCGGTTGTAATGAGTTTACTATTACCTCAAACACTCCAAACCAAACCGGAGGAATGTATGGTACAACGCAATTAAATCTTACTACTGCTTGGTCGCTTAAATTTTCTGTAAATTTTGGATGTGACAATTTTGGAGGTGAAGGAATGGCCTTTGTGCTTCAACCTGGAGCTTGGACTCTTGGCACTGGAGGTTTTGGATTAGGATATCAAGGTCTTACCAATACATTAGCTGTTGAATTTGACACTAGAGATAATCAAGCTTCAGGGCAAACAACAAATTGGGATGTACCTTATGATCATATTGCATTAATGGGGAACGGAATCATCAATCACAACGATCCAGTAAATACAGCATTAACTGGTGTTTCTACTATCGACCCAACACCGGCAAATGACGTAGAAGATTGCCAAAATCATATTATTGAAATTACATGGACACCAGGAGCTACTCAAACTTTAGAAGTGTACTATGATGGTATGTTGACTTTGACTGAAACCAGCAACATGATCACCAATAATTTAGGTGGAGCAACAAACGTAACATGGGGATGGACAGGTGCAACAAGCGCCTTTTCAAATGAACAAACAGTTCAAATTGCGATTGAACCTGATTTTACCTACAGTCCAACAAACTGTCCGGGACAGGTAATCAACTTTACTGCTACAACTAATAGTCAGTATCCAATTGTTCAATATGATTGGGATTTTGACGGAACACCTTTGCTAAATGGCGGACCTAATCCTTCTCATACTTTTGCTACAGCAGGTAATCATCCTGTTACATTGACGATTACTGATAATCAGGGATGCACTAACTCAGTAACTATTGACATAGGAGTTGGATTCATGGTAGATGTTACTGCTGATTTAACTACAATTTGCCCGGGTACCTCAACTCAACTGCATGCTCAAGGTATTCCATTTGTAGGTAACACCTGCTGCTTTGAACTTCATTGCTATGATATTTGGGATGATTGGAACGGAGCAGAAGTAGAAATTTTTGTTGATGGAACTTCGCAAGGAACATATACGGCAACAGATGGTGGAGGTATGCCTTCTACAACTGTATTCAATATGTGTTTTCCTCATGGATCTGATATTGACATGGTAATAAATGGTACCGGATCTCCACAAGAAAGCTCTGTTTTTATGGTAGATGAAAGTGGAGATACTGTTGCACAAATTCTTAGTAATTTTTTATCTGGAAGTACTACGTGGTATAATGGTGCTACCGCACAATTTACAGTAGATTGCGGAATTACACCACCCGCTTACACATATAGCTGGAACAATGGAGGCTTTTTAGATAATGCGAATATTGCAGATCCAACATGTACAATTTCTTCAGCAACAACTTTTACAGTAGATGTTACAGATCCAGGAACCGGATGTGTAATTCAAGAAAACATTACCATTAATACATATACGCCTGGTACAATAAGTATAAGTGGAACACCAACAGTATGTGAAGGTGACTTAGGTGACTTGTCTGTATCAATGACTGGTCCAACACCATATGATTTCACAATCTCAGGTCCAGGAGGTCCTTATAATATAACAGGGATAACCTCAAGTCCTTATACATTCAGCAATGCAAATGCCGGAACATTTACAATCAGTTCAGCAACCAGTGCAGGATGCCCTATCGCGGCACCTTCCGGATCAGGAACCATAACTGTAATAATACCTCCGGATGTGGATATTGAATCAAACAATACGTATTGTGATGGAGACCCTATAAATCCATTAAATGTAGTTTCTACAAATGGAGGTACAGTTGAATGGTATAATAACCCCGGACTAACAGGAGCTCCATTAGCAACAGGAAACTCTTACACACCTAGCCCTGTAGTTGGCACTAATACTTATTACGCCATTGAAGCTGAATCAGTTTTAGGATGTACCGGAGATGTGGATTCTGTAATTATCACTGTTAACCCTGTACCTATCGAACCGACTTGGACCGGACAGACCGTTTGGTGTGAAGGAGTGGTTCCTACCACTTTATTAGCAACGGCATCCATGGGTGGAAATATTACCTGGTATGATGCTGATCCTGCTTTGGGACCTGCTAATGTTTTATCAACTAATCCTAATTTTAATCCATCATTCACTCCAGGAACATGGAGCCTATTTGTTACAGAAACGGCAAATGGATGCGAAGGTCCGGCTGAAGAGATTACATATACCGTAAAACCTACACCTCCTGCTCCAACTGTTACAGGTCAAACAGGATACTGTGAAGGTGAAACACCTACAGCTTTAACAGCAACTCCTAGTTTAGGAGGACAAATTGATTGGTATAATTCTTTGGGAATAAATCTTGGTACCGGAACAACATACACTCCGGGACTTACTGCCGGAACATCCATCTATTATGTTTACGAAACACTGAATGGTTGTGAATCTGACTCAACAGAAGTAGAAATATTAGTTCAACCTGCTCCAACTGTTGACGTACCAGATTCAGTAGGGATATGTAAAGGAGACTCTACTTTGGTAACAGCCATTAATAATGGATATGACATAAGTTGGGATGATGGCCAGTTAGGAGCATCCGTTTATTTGGGACCTGATTCAACCAGCTGGTTTGTTGTAACTGCTGACAACCCTTCTTGTGGATTTTCGCAGGACAGCATTCTGGTTATAGTTTATCCTTTGCCTTTAATTTATGCTGGCAATGACACCTTAATAGGTATTGGAGGCGAGGTAACCATGTGGGCCACTTCTCCATCAAGTGTCACCTTAGATTGGATTCCATCTGTAGAAGAATGCGTAGAAGGTGATTGTAGTATTGTTTATGATGTTCCTGATCAAGCAACAGTATATGTTGTTTTTGCCACCGATAAAAATGGCTGTGTAAATACTGACAGTGTTTTAGTAGACATCAATGGATATATGGACGTATTTGTACCAAACATATTTTCACCAAATGGTGATGGATGGAATGATGTTTTAGAAATTAAAGGTCCACGACTTTTCAATTTTACTATTGAAATCTATGATCGTTGGGGTAAAAGAGTGTACTATGCAGATGAACAAAAAGACTTTTGGGATGGTACTATGAATGGCAAACCGCTAGAGCCTCAAACATTTGTTTACATGTTAAAAGGCGAGACCGTTTTAGGTGATAAAATTGTCATTGAAGGCAATGTTTCAATAATTAAATAG